In Bombus affinis isolate iyBomAffi1 chromosome 8, iyBomAffi1.2, whole genome shotgun sequence, the following proteins share a genomic window:
- the LOC126919653 gene encoding uncharacterized protein LOC126919653 has protein sequence MEILEGTEHKECRKTGRPGEEEKPMEERDDNIEKEEVIYQLRNLKVKKATGEDRLENEVWKYAPKEVGEALWKLLRKIWNGERIPEEWEKGVICPIYKKGDKRTAKSYKGVTLIDSTYKIYAGILNERLKAEIESKLEESQFGFRKGRGVTDAVFVMNHKQLGKEKGKLYACFADLKAAFDRINREKLEEK, from the coding sequence ATGGAAATCTTAGAAGGAACAGAGCACAAAGAGTGCAGAAAAACGGGGAGGCCTGGAGAGGAAGAAAAACCAATGGAGGAGAGAGATGATAATATAGAGAAAGAAGAGGTGATATACCAGCTAAGAAACTTGAAGGTAAAGAAAGCAACGGGGGAAGACAGGTTAGAAAACGAGGTATGGAAGTACGCACCGAAGGAAGTGGGGGAGGCGTTATGGAAGTTGTTAAGGAAAATATGGAATGGGGAGAGGATACCGGAGGAGTGGGAAAAAGGGGTAATATGCCCGATATATAAGAAGGGAGACAAGAGAACAGCGAAGAGCTATAAAGGAGTAACGCTAATAGACTCAACATACAAGATCTATGCAGGGATACTGAACGAACGACTGAAGGCAGAGATAGAAAGCAAACTAGAAGAGAGCCAATTCGGATTCAGAAAAGGAAGAGGAGTGACCGATGCGGTGTTTGTGATGAATCACAAACAGCtaggaaaagaaaaagggaaattaTACGCCTGCTTCGCAGACTTAAAAGCGGCGTTTGATAGGATAAACAGAGAGAAACTGGAGGAAAAATGA